Proteins from a single region of Amycolatopsis sp. CA-230715:
- a CDS encoding DUF3152 domain-containing protein, which yields MNRPPHEVRGNVPRDQYPPLPRRSPLSSSAASASRSGQYRPRPAPKVRLGEDRYRPGSRRTTSEPLSASWRPQEDPDEPKRPRKKKNALGKLAKTYGWRVYALPILVVITALVVFNTVTGPPEPLTEPTQSAAGGQSNGQGDGPTERPAAPVNVSIPTAELPNGGNFTEAGKGTYHTVAVPPDGGKRVGNGGKLYTYTVDIEDGIAPAELQGDDTFGNTVETILSDPRSWTGTGGVSFQRVGANAPDPDFRVSLTTLNTTKRTDVCGFDIPYPTSCYRKSFDHRVVINLARWIRGAKAFGGDMGNYRIYAINHEVGHAVRKSHVGCKDNGGLAPVMMQQTFGVANNYVAQLNQVDQYNSKAVPADGKTCRFNPWPNLEVGDSKPN from the coding sequence GTGAACCGGCCGCCGCACGAGGTGCGAGGCAACGTGCCGCGGGACCAATACCCGCCGTTGCCCCGCCGGTCTCCCCTCTCTTCGTCCGCCGCGAGTGCGTCGCGGTCGGGGCAGTACCGGCCGCGTCCCGCGCCGAAGGTCCGGCTCGGCGAGGACCGCTACCGCCCGGGTTCCCGGCGCACCACGAGTGAGCCGCTGAGCGCGTCGTGGCGGCCGCAGGAGGACCCCGACGAGCCGAAGCGCCCGCGCAAGAAGAAGAACGCGCTCGGAAAGCTGGCGAAGACCTACGGCTGGCGCGTGTACGCGTTGCCGATCCTTGTGGTGATCACGGCGCTGGTGGTGTTCAACACCGTGACGGGCCCGCCGGAGCCGCTCACCGAGCCGACGCAGAGCGCCGCGGGCGGGCAGTCGAACGGCCAGGGTGACGGGCCGACGGAACGCCCCGCCGCCCCGGTGAACGTGAGCATCCCGACCGCGGAACTGCCCAACGGCGGCAACTTCACGGAGGCGGGCAAGGGCACCTACCACACCGTCGCGGTCCCGCCCGACGGCGGGAAACGCGTCGGCAACGGCGGCAAGCTCTACACCTACACCGTCGACATCGAGGACGGGATCGCCCCGGCGGAACTGCAGGGCGACGACACCTTCGGCAACACCGTCGAGACCATCCTGTCCGATCCGCGCAGCTGGACCGGCACCGGCGGGGTGTCCTTCCAGCGCGTCGGCGCGAACGCGCCGGACCCGGACTTCCGGGTGAGCTTGACCACGCTGAACACCACCAAGCGCACCGACGTGTGCGGCTTCGACATCCCGTACCCGACGTCGTGCTACCGCAAGAGCTTCGACCACCGCGTGGTGATCAACCTCGCCCGCTGGATCCGCGGCGCGAAGGCGTTCGGCGGTGACATGGGCAACTACCGGATCTACGCGATCAACCACGAGGTCGGGCACGCGGTGCGCAAGAGCCACGTGGGCTGCAAGGACAACGGCGGGCTCGCGCCGGTCATGATGCAGCAGACCTTCGGCGTCGCGAACAACTACGTCGCCCAGCTCAACCAGGTCGACCAGTACAACTCGAAGGCCGTCCCGGCGGACGGGAAGACGTGCCGCTTCAACCCGTGGCCCAACCTCGAGGTCGGGGACTCGAAGCCGAACTGA
- the moeZ gene encoding adenylyltransferase/sulfurtransferase MoeZ, with protein MSLPPLVEPAAELTKDEVARYSRHLIIPDVGMTGQKRLKNAKVLVIGAGGLGSPALLYLAAAGVGTLGIVDFDEVDESNLHRQVIHGQSDIGKLKAASAQESIAEVNPFVKVHLHTERLESSNALDIFREYDLILDGTDNFATRYLVNDAAVLLGKPYVWGSIFRFEGQASVFWEDAPNGKGLNYRDLYPEPPPPGMVPSCAEGGVLGVLCASIGSIMVNEAIKLITGIGEPLLGRLVSYDALEMRYREVKIRKDPETPKITELIDYDAFCGVVSDDAQRAASGSTITPAELKAKFDNGDTFELIDVREPHEYEIVNIKGAKLIPKDRILSGEALAELPQDKPIVLHCKSGARSAEALAALHAAGFADATHLGGGVLAWAKQIDQSLPTY; from the coding sequence ATGTCACTGCCGCCGCTCGTCGAGCCGGCCGCCGAGCTCACCAAGGACGAGGTGGCCCGCTACAGCCGTCATCTGATCATTCCGGATGTCGGGATGACCGGTCAGAAACGGCTGAAGAACGCGAAGGTGCTGGTGATCGGCGCCGGTGGCCTCGGCAGCCCGGCGCTGCTGTACCTGGCCGCTGCCGGGGTCGGCACGCTCGGCATCGTCGACTTCGACGAGGTCGACGAATCGAACCTGCACCGCCAGGTGATCCACGGCCAGTCCGATATCGGCAAGCTCAAGGCCGCGTCGGCGCAGGAGTCGATCGCCGAGGTCAACCCGTTCGTCAAGGTGCACCTGCACACTGAACGGCTGGAGAGCTCGAACGCGCTCGACATCTTCCGCGAGTACGACCTGATCCTCGACGGCACCGACAACTTCGCCACGCGCTACCTGGTGAACGACGCCGCGGTGCTGCTCGGCAAGCCGTACGTGTGGGGCTCGATCTTCCGGTTCGAAGGCCAGGCCAGCGTGTTCTGGGAGGACGCGCCGAACGGCAAGGGCCTCAACTACCGCGACCTCTACCCCGAGCCCCCGCCGCCGGGCATGGTCCCCTCGTGCGCCGAAGGCGGCGTGCTGGGCGTGCTGTGCGCGTCGATCGGCTCGATCATGGTGAACGAGGCGATCAAGCTCATCACCGGGATCGGCGAGCCGCTGCTCGGCAGGCTGGTCAGCTACGACGCGCTGGAGATGCGCTACCGCGAGGTGAAGATCCGGAAGGACCCGGAGACGCCGAAGATCACCGAGCTGATCGACTACGACGCGTTCTGCGGCGTGGTGTCCGACGACGCGCAGCGCGCCGCCTCGGGCAGCACGATCACCCCGGCCGAGCTGAAGGCCAAGTTCGACAACGGCGACACCTTCGAGCTGATCGACGTCCGCGAACCGCACGAGTACGAGATCGTGAACATCAAGGGCGCCAAGCTGATCCCGAAGGACCGCATCCTCTCCGGCGAGGCGCTGGCCGAGCTGCCGCAGGACAAGCCGATCGTGCTGCACTGCAAGTCGGGCGCGCGGTCGGCCGAGGCGCTCGCCGCACTGCACGCGGCCGGGTTCGCCGACGCCACGCACCTCGGCGGCGGCGTGCTGGCCTGGGCGAAGCAGATCGACCAGAGCCTGCCGACGTACTGA
- a CDS encoding alpha/beta fold hydrolase yields the protein MEQVAGGKLHVRRVDGDGEATAVYVHGLGGSSTNWTDLATQLAPFARGIAVDLPGFGFSEPPPGFDFRLASHADLLAEFLSGLGEGPVHLLGNSMGGAICLLFAAKHPELVRTLTLISPAMPDRRPDPRRLSDPRMALAYLPFVGPGVRRQLAALGPRERASQVIKLCFADPSAFPEQRLGELAEEHGARAEFAWAAPALAQSTFGIFRTWFARGTESLWAVAPTVRVPSLVVWGAKDRVISVRRAPRTARLLGDARLLVLPKTGHVAQMERPVTVAKAVLGMWESVENGGW from the coding sequence ATGGAGCAGGTCGCGGGCGGCAAGCTGCACGTCCGCCGCGTGGACGGCGACGGCGAGGCGACCGCCGTGTACGTGCACGGACTCGGCGGTTCGTCGACGAACTGGACGGACCTCGCCACGCAGCTCGCGCCGTTCGCCCGCGGCATCGCGGTCGACCTGCCGGGGTTCGGGTTTTCGGAGCCGCCGCCGGGGTTCGACTTCAGGCTCGCTTCGCACGCCGACCTGCTCGCCGAGTTCCTCTCCGGCCTCGGCGAGGGCCCGGTGCACCTGCTGGGGAACTCGATGGGCGGCGCGATCTGCCTGCTGTTCGCGGCGAAGCACCCCGAGCTGGTCCGCACGCTGACGCTGATCTCGCCCGCGATGCCGGACCGCAGGCCGGACCCCCGGCGGCTGTCGGACCCGAGGATGGCGCTGGCGTACCTGCCGTTCGTGGGGCCGGGCGTGCGGCGGCAGCTCGCCGCGCTGGGGCCTAGGGAGCGCGCGTCCCAGGTGATCAAGCTGTGCTTCGCCGACCCGTCGGCGTTCCCGGAGCAGCGGCTCGGCGAGCTGGCCGAGGAGCACGGGGCGCGCGCGGAGTTCGCGTGGGCGGCGCCGGCGCTCGCGCAGAGCACGTTCGGCATCTTCCGTACCTGGTTCGCCCGCGGCACGGAGTCGCTGTGGGCGGTCGCGCCGACGGTGCGGGTGCCGTCACTGGTCGTCTGGGGCGCGAAGGACCGCGTCATCTCGGTGCGGCGCGCGCCGAGGACGGCGCGGCTGCTCGGTGACGCACGGTTGCTGGTGCTGCCGAAGACCGGGCACGTGGCGCAGATGGAACGGCCGGTGACCGTCGCGAAGGCCGTGCTGGGGATGTGGGAGTCGGTCGAGAACGGCGGTTGGTAG